A stretch of Vespula vulgaris chromosome 5, iyVesVulg1.1, whole genome shotgun sequence DNA encodes these proteins:
- the LOC127063731 gene encoding rab3 GTPase-activating protein non-catalytic subunit isoform X2, whose amino-acid sequence MSCQIKTIGNLKDVNKVKEILSGDADVRPEFIASHELPLQDCFVSLSSAGDVLALAQNTKMIILISKWDSQEPSESKNKFQILWNGIIAENQNEWITSIICLPLISLGKVSAGTNPDWTCIAVGFNNGILRFYTETGALLLEQQLHNEPILGIKCQSSSFHRHSISKQPLEELYIIYRSIVCILQGFPLFSTLRACRNHLARATTLSYKKWEFRNQDITNDTEIIGTTSVSSFNHLMTASLCGGYNALYRSSAPQHNLVMATGKRPFIGFHYALEGGNAPVLSDVAAAMASKLVNAIGTAVPWFRSNSKTSASLEISKNNSQESTETLSCRYSISDLMREGDSIVCSPNKMLSAVTDAMGRVILVDNKRGVAIRMWKGYRDAQCGWIEVGEDKYSGIHKNTNKSVRASHVRNTLFLVIYAPKKGVIDIWGIQQGPKITTFTASKNGRLLYINYGLLGINETTNLNKNEAQHTCVFMDPLGGLKEIIVPFHFALSSKNAKKACDIYLLRKLKNFLREEDFDKEKLITEVCNVCLAMKTNEVRLQTLELLMNTKDILPDALLAAANCFAKTFDGSDLNIMEPAAKIVYKLTMQLQKIITFYMFIISSDFDNTVQSVESSDHENSNTEMLALTLLISEHEVDRILTLHKTIYNIEHDNVKSGCKVKFNDNERKFFNFLACFDFSVSNLTVLQKDITLEKKYQISVLIFEKCMSFHETIETWKIAAANSNIQPHVFMQLVLIYWMYKEGDRNLESTLTQFTRLLHVICSLNSIEEICVDCNENSLWWKDVRTILTESLNPLHAYTAALACRAVAVTLEKYKDKAYNTTEETYDSNKNDADDSNNDSQAKVEISSKGTNIVAHEEVHNSISEWENVSKDTCQFTLLIGNLEDVMVLNAVVRQQPLRDQTIDFFKLPFEIQNISLGMILSNGKGSVSEIVAKWLSSTGVHPAQLVDTADIEFEQLHFVENVVPEKEVSAVNLQEDAIEDAPSSSVENQTEQTTNTTAQAWVLEKLTLLKHHFPYSLTSSVLLANLCWEFAMAWNKNVSELEGLDAALIVLRHIPMKHMQHGVCCLLWTLHIKKRMEAAGKIMNKLGKLPKERLSIQETGLSDKQLVTFLQHCVTFFDIFSEAELLEASNNILLKSEELWEGQSSGPQPFALSALSQTPAWYELIMLHLQITNVLYMMAYFNLKISKPLNNLFEGVTQPYFFQDISDKIMFTWNHDDRKDSLRLEFLRHVITASMDFIHQETVDGKTLSSTQAVLWMSRCQTLGSMWKLNSDELRIHQVCQLYINGFDRLAEEVAAAVNDTERLATDLLPIAGKRMMAYLSKSPDLLEEVSRISTTLIKYLESLDMSELILTNCSNNDTIELIHKISRYLPESHCEFHVVQRMLDATFIYQDKT is encoded by the exons ATGTCCtgtcaaataaaaacaattggCAATTTAAAAGACGTGAATAAAGTCAAAGAAATACTTTCTGGAGATGCTGATGTTAGAC CTGAATTTATTGCAAGTCATGAATTACCTTTGCAAGATtgttttgtctctctttcatctgCCGGTGATGTTCTCGCACTGGCACAAAATACTAAAATGATCATATTGAttt caAAATGGGATTCACAGGAACCAAgtgaatcaaaaaataaatttcaaattttatggAATGGAATAATTGCAGAAAATCAAAA tGAATGGATTACTTCGATAATATGTTTACCTCTGATATCATTGGGTAAAGTCAGTGCAGGTACCAATCCTGATTGGACATGTATAGCAGTAGGATTTAATAATGGCATTTTGAGATTTTATACAGAA acAGGTGCATTACTATTGGAACAACAACTACATAATGAACCAATTCTTGGAATAAAATGCCAGTCATCTTCCTTTCATAGGCATTCAATCAGTAAACAACCATTGGAagaattgtatataatttatagaagTATCGTATGTATACTGCAGGgttttccattattttcaaCTTTACGAGCATGCAGGAATCATTTAGCTAGAG CTACTACCTTATCATACAAAAAGTGGGAATTCAGAAATCAAGATATCACAAATGATACTGAAATTATTGGTACAACATCTGTGAGCAGTTTTAATCATTTGATGACTGCTTCCTTATGTGGTGGATACAATGCATTATATAGATCTAGTGCTCCACAACATAATTTGGTTATGGCTACTGGTAAAAGACCGTTCATTGGTTTTCATTATGCATTAGAAGGAGGCAATGCTCCTGTTTTATCTGACGTTGCTGCTGCAATGGCCAGTAAATTAGTAAATGCTATTGGAACTGCTGTTCC TTGGTTTCGAAGCAATTCAAAAACTTCTGCATCACTTGAAATCTCTAAAAATAATAGTCAAGAATCTACTGAAACGTTAAGCTGTAGGTACAGCATAAGTGATCTAATGAGAGAAGGTGATTCCATTGTTTGTAGTccaaataaaatgttatcaGCTGTAACAGATGCAATGGGTAGAGTAATATTAGTGGATAATAAGAGAGGTGTTGCAATAAGAATGTGGAAAGGATATCGCGATGCACAATGTGGATGGATTGAAGTTGGAGAAGATAAGTATTCTGGAATACATAAGAATACTAATAAAAGCGTACGTGCATCACACGTTCGCAACACATTGTTTTTAGTTATATATGCCCCAAAAAAGGGTGTAATAGATATATGGGGAATTCAGCAGGGTCCAAAAATTACAACTTTTACTGCCAGTAAAAATGGACG ATTGCTGTACATTAATTATGGCCTGCTAGGTATAAATGAAACTACAAACTTAAACAAGAATGAAGCACAACATACTTGTGTATTTATGGATCCTCTTGGgggattaaaagaaataattgttcCGTTTCACTTTGCTCTTAGTAGTAAAAATGCTAAAAAAGCGTGTGACATATATCTTCTTCGTAAactgaaaaattttctaagagaagaagattttgataaagaaaaattaattacagaaGTTTGTAATGTGTGCTTAGCTATGAAAACAAATGAAGTCAGATTGCAAACACTGGAATTGTTAATGAATACTAAGGATATTTTGCCTGATGCATTATTAGCTGCTGCGAATTGTTTTGCTAAAACATTCGATGGATCTG atttgAATATCATGGAGCCAGCAgcaaaaattgtatataaattaactaTGCAATtacagaaaataataacattttatatgttCATTATTAGTTCTGATTTTGACAATACAGTACAATCAGTTGAATCCTCTGATCATGAAAATTCAAATACTGAAATGCTAGctttaacattattaatttctgaACATGAAGTTGATAGAATATTAACATTacataaaactatatataatatagaacatGACAATGTTAAATCAGGATGTAAAGtgaaatttaatgataatgaaagaaaattttttaacttcttAGCATGTTTTGATTTTAGTGTGTCAAACCTGACAGTTTTACAGAAGGACATTacattagaaaagaaatatcaaattt CTGTATTGATTTTTGAAAAGTGTATGTCTTTTCATGAAACTATTGAAACATGGAAAATTGCTGCTGCAAATAGTAATATTCAGCCACATGTTTTTATGCAGcttgtattaatttattggaTGTATAAAGAGGGTGACAGAAATTTAGAATCAACACTAACGCAATTTACACGATTACTGCATGTTATTTGTTCATTAAATA GTATAGAAGAAATATGTGTAGACTGTAATGAGAACTCTTTATGGTGGAAAGATGTACGTACTATTTTAACTGAATCCTTAAATCCTCTACATGCTTATACTGCAGCATTGGCATGTAGAGCAGTTGCTGTAACATTAGAAAAGTATAAAGACAAGGCATATAATACTACAGAAGAAACTTATGATAGTAACAAAAATGATGctgatgatagtaataatgattcaCAAGCAAAAGTGGAAATAAGTAGTAAAGGAACTAATATTGTAGCACATGAAGAAGTACATAATTCTATAAGTGAATGGGAAAATGTTAGTAAGGATACATGTCAATTTACTTTACTTATAGGAAACCTTGAAGATGTTATGGTTTTAAATGCAGTTGTAAg gcAACAACCTTTGAGAGATCAAACAATtgacttttttaaattaccttttgaaatacaaaatatttctttgggAATGATTTTATCTAATGGAAAAG GTTCTGTTTCTGAAATTGTTGCAAAATGGTTAAGTTCAACAGGTGTACATCCTGCACAATTGGTAGATACAGCTGACATAGAATTTGAACAATTGCATTTTGTGGAAAATGTAGTACCTGAGAAAGAAGTATCTGCTGTTAACTTACAAGAGGATGCTATAGAGGATGCACCTTCTTCATCTGTAGAAAATCAAACGGAGCAAACTACAAACACAACAGCACAAGCGTGGGTGCTAG aaAAATTGACTTTGTTGAAACATCACTTTCCATATAGTTTAACAAGCAGCGTGCTTCTTGCAAATTTATGTTGGGAATTTGCTATGgcttggaataaaaatgtatcagAATTAGAAGGTCTTGATGCAGCTCTAATCGTTTTGCGTCATATACCTATGAAACATATGCAACATg GTGTTTGCTGTCTTTTGTGGacattacatataaaaaaaaggatggaagCAGCTGGAAAAATCATGAATAAGCTAGGTAAACTGCCAAAGGAGAGATTATCTATACAAGAAACTGGACTTTCTGACAAGCAATTAGTTACATTCCTGCAACATTGTGTtacattttttgatatatttagtGAA GCTGAATTATTGGAAgcaagtaataatatattacttaaaTCAGAAGAATTATGGGAAGGTCAATCATCTGGGCCACAACCATTTGCACTTTCAGCTTTATCACAAACACCTGCATGGTATGAATTAATTATGCTACATTTGCAGATAACTAATGTTTTATACATGATGGCATATTTCAATCTAAAGATATCAAAGCCTCTGAATAACTTATTTGAAGGAGtg actcaaccatatttttttcaagatatatcagataaaataatgtttactTGGAATCATGATGATAGAAAAGATAGTTTACGTTTAGAATTTTTACGTCACGTAATTACAGCTTCTATGGATTTCATTCATCAAGAAACTGTAGATGGGAAAACATTAAGTTCTACACAAGCTGTACTCTGGAT
- the LOC127063731 gene encoding rab3 GTPase-activating protein non-catalytic subunit isoform X1, with amino-acid sequence MSCQIKTIGNLKDVNKVKEILSGDADVRPEFIASHELPLQDCFVSLSSAGDVLALAQNTKMIILISKWDSQEPSESKNKFQILWNGIIAENQNEWITSIICLPLISLGKVSAGTNPDWTCIAVGFNNGILRFYTETGALLLEQQLHNEPILGIKCQSSSFHRHSISKQPLEELYIIYRSIVCILQGFPLFSTLRACRNHLARVQAKCNDISPATTLSYKKWEFRNQDITNDTEIIGTTSVSSFNHLMTASLCGGYNALYRSSAPQHNLVMATGKRPFIGFHYALEGGNAPVLSDVAAAMASKLVNAIGTAVPWFRSNSKTSASLEISKNNSQESTETLSCRYSISDLMREGDSIVCSPNKMLSAVTDAMGRVILVDNKRGVAIRMWKGYRDAQCGWIEVGEDKYSGIHKNTNKSVRASHVRNTLFLVIYAPKKGVIDIWGIQQGPKITTFTASKNGRLLYINYGLLGINETTNLNKNEAQHTCVFMDPLGGLKEIIVPFHFALSSKNAKKACDIYLLRKLKNFLREEDFDKEKLITEVCNVCLAMKTNEVRLQTLELLMNTKDILPDALLAAANCFAKTFDGSDLNIMEPAAKIVYKLTMQLQKIITFYMFIISSDFDNTVQSVESSDHENSNTEMLALTLLISEHEVDRILTLHKTIYNIEHDNVKSGCKVKFNDNERKFFNFLACFDFSVSNLTVLQKDITLEKKYQISVLIFEKCMSFHETIETWKIAAANSNIQPHVFMQLVLIYWMYKEGDRNLESTLTQFTRLLHVICSLNSIEEICVDCNENSLWWKDVRTILTESLNPLHAYTAALACRAVAVTLEKYKDKAYNTTEETYDSNKNDADDSNNDSQAKVEISSKGTNIVAHEEVHNSISEWENVSKDTCQFTLLIGNLEDVMVLNAVVRQQPLRDQTIDFFKLPFEIQNISLGMILSNGKGSVSEIVAKWLSSTGVHPAQLVDTADIEFEQLHFVENVVPEKEVSAVNLQEDAIEDAPSSSVENQTEQTTNTTAQAWVLEKLTLLKHHFPYSLTSSVLLANLCWEFAMAWNKNVSELEGLDAALIVLRHIPMKHMQHGVCCLLWTLHIKKRMEAAGKIMNKLGKLPKERLSIQETGLSDKQLVTFLQHCVTFFDIFSEAELLEASNNILLKSEELWEGQSSGPQPFALSALSQTPAWYELIMLHLQITNVLYMMAYFNLKISKPLNNLFEGVTQPYFFQDISDKIMFTWNHDDRKDSLRLEFLRHVITASMDFIHQETVDGKTLSSTQAVLWMSRCQTLGSMWKLNSDELRIHQVCQLYINGFDRLAEEVAAAVNDTERLATDLLPIAGKRMMAYLSKSPDLLEEVSRISTTLIKYLESLDMSELILTNCSNNDTIELIHKISRYLPESHCEFHVVQRMLDATFIYQDKT; translated from the exons ATGTCCtgtcaaataaaaacaattggCAATTTAAAAGACGTGAATAAAGTCAAAGAAATACTTTCTGGAGATGCTGATGTTAGAC CTGAATTTATTGCAAGTCATGAATTACCTTTGCAAGATtgttttgtctctctttcatctgCCGGTGATGTTCTCGCACTGGCACAAAATACTAAAATGATCATATTGAttt caAAATGGGATTCACAGGAACCAAgtgaatcaaaaaataaatttcaaattttatggAATGGAATAATTGCAGAAAATCAAAA tGAATGGATTACTTCGATAATATGTTTACCTCTGATATCATTGGGTAAAGTCAGTGCAGGTACCAATCCTGATTGGACATGTATAGCAGTAGGATTTAATAATGGCATTTTGAGATTTTATACAGAA acAGGTGCATTACTATTGGAACAACAACTACATAATGAACCAATTCTTGGAATAAAATGCCAGTCATCTTCCTTTCATAGGCATTCAATCAGTAAACAACCATTGGAagaattgtatataatttatagaagTATCGTATGTATACTGCAGGgttttccattattttcaaCTTTACGAGCATGCAGGAATCATTTAGCTAGAG TGCAAGCTAAATGTAATGATATATCTCCAGCTACTACCTTATCATACAAAAAGTGGGAATTCAGAAATCAAGATATCACAAATGATACTGAAATTATTGGTACAACATCTGTGAGCAGTTTTAATCATTTGATGACTGCTTCCTTATGTGGTGGATACAATGCATTATATAGATCTAGTGCTCCACAACATAATTTGGTTATGGCTACTGGTAAAAGACCGTTCATTGGTTTTCATTATGCATTAGAAGGAGGCAATGCTCCTGTTTTATCTGACGTTGCTGCTGCAATGGCCAGTAAATTAGTAAATGCTATTGGAACTGCTGTTCC TTGGTTTCGAAGCAATTCAAAAACTTCTGCATCACTTGAAATCTCTAAAAATAATAGTCAAGAATCTACTGAAACGTTAAGCTGTAGGTACAGCATAAGTGATCTAATGAGAGAAGGTGATTCCATTGTTTGTAGTccaaataaaatgttatcaGCTGTAACAGATGCAATGGGTAGAGTAATATTAGTGGATAATAAGAGAGGTGTTGCAATAAGAATGTGGAAAGGATATCGCGATGCACAATGTGGATGGATTGAAGTTGGAGAAGATAAGTATTCTGGAATACATAAGAATACTAATAAAAGCGTACGTGCATCACACGTTCGCAACACATTGTTTTTAGTTATATATGCCCCAAAAAAGGGTGTAATAGATATATGGGGAATTCAGCAGGGTCCAAAAATTACAACTTTTACTGCCAGTAAAAATGGACG ATTGCTGTACATTAATTATGGCCTGCTAGGTATAAATGAAACTACAAACTTAAACAAGAATGAAGCACAACATACTTGTGTATTTATGGATCCTCTTGGgggattaaaagaaataattgttcCGTTTCACTTTGCTCTTAGTAGTAAAAATGCTAAAAAAGCGTGTGACATATATCTTCTTCGTAAactgaaaaattttctaagagaagaagattttgataaagaaaaattaattacagaaGTTTGTAATGTGTGCTTAGCTATGAAAACAAATGAAGTCAGATTGCAAACACTGGAATTGTTAATGAATACTAAGGATATTTTGCCTGATGCATTATTAGCTGCTGCGAATTGTTTTGCTAAAACATTCGATGGATCTG atttgAATATCATGGAGCCAGCAgcaaaaattgtatataaattaactaTGCAATtacagaaaataataacattttatatgttCATTATTAGTTCTGATTTTGACAATACAGTACAATCAGTTGAATCCTCTGATCATGAAAATTCAAATACTGAAATGCTAGctttaacattattaatttctgaACATGAAGTTGATAGAATATTAACATTacataaaactatatataatatagaacatGACAATGTTAAATCAGGATGTAAAGtgaaatttaatgataatgaaagaaaattttttaacttcttAGCATGTTTTGATTTTAGTGTGTCAAACCTGACAGTTTTACAGAAGGACATTacattagaaaagaaatatcaaattt CTGTATTGATTTTTGAAAAGTGTATGTCTTTTCATGAAACTATTGAAACATGGAAAATTGCTGCTGCAAATAGTAATATTCAGCCACATGTTTTTATGCAGcttgtattaatttattggaTGTATAAAGAGGGTGACAGAAATTTAGAATCAACACTAACGCAATTTACACGATTACTGCATGTTATTTGTTCATTAAATA GTATAGAAGAAATATGTGTAGACTGTAATGAGAACTCTTTATGGTGGAAAGATGTACGTACTATTTTAACTGAATCCTTAAATCCTCTACATGCTTATACTGCAGCATTGGCATGTAGAGCAGTTGCTGTAACATTAGAAAAGTATAAAGACAAGGCATATAATACTACAGAAGAAACTTATGATAGTAACAAAAATGATGctgatgatagtaataatgattcaCAAGCAAAAGTGGAAATAAGTAGTAAAGGAACTAATATTGTAGCACATGAAGAAGTACATAATTCTATAAGTGAATGGGAAAATGTTAGTAAGGATACATGTCAATTTACTTTACTTATAGGAAACCTTGAAGATGTTATGGTTTTAAATGCAGTTGTAAg gcAACAACCTTTGAGAGATCAAACAATtgacttttttaaattaccttttgaaatacaaaatatttctttgggAATGATTTTATCTAATGGAAAAG GTTCTGTTTCTGAAATTGTTGCAAAATGGTTAAGTTCAACAGGTGTACATCCTGCACAATTGGTAGATACAGCTGACATAGAATTTGAACAATTGCATTTTGTGGAAAATGTAGTACCTGAGAAAGAAGTATCTGCTGTTAACTTACAAGAGGATGCTATAGAGGATGCACCTTCTTCATCTGTAGAAAATCAAACGGAGCAAACTACAAACACAACAGCACAAGCGTGGGTGCTAG aaAAATTGACTTTGTTGAAACATCACTTTCCATATAGTTTAACAAGCAGCGTGCTTCTTGCAAATTTATGTTGGGAATTTGCTATGgcttggaataaaaatgtatcagAATTAGAAGGTCTTGATGCAGCTCTAATCGTTTTGCGTCATATACCTATGAAACATATGCAACATg GTGTTTGCTGTCTTTTGTGGacattacatataaaaaaaaggatggaagCAGCTGGAAAAATCATGAATAAGCTAGGTAAACTGCCAAAGGAGAGATTATCTATACAAGAAACTGGACTTTCTGACAAGCAATTAGTTACATTCCTGCAACATTGTGTtacattttttgatatatttagtGAA GCTGAATTATTGGAAgcaagtaataatatattacttaaaTCAGAAGAATTATGGGAAGGTCAATCATCTGGGCCACAACCATTTGCACTTTCAGCTTTATCACAAACACCTGCATGGTATGAATTAATTATGCTACATTTGCAGATAACTAATGTTTTATACATGATGGCATATTTCAATCTAAAGATATCAAAGCCTCTGAATAACTTATTTGAAGGAGtg actcaaccatatttttttcaagatatatcagataaaataatgtttactTGGAATCATGATGATAGAAAAGATAGTTTACGTTTAGAATTTTTACGTCACGTAATTACAGCTTCTATGGATTTCATTCATCAAGAAACTGTAGATGGGAAAACATTAAGTTCTACACAAGCTGTACTCTGGAT